A single Leptospira barantonii DNA region contains:
- a CDS encoding lytic transglycosylase domain-containing protein, producing MNFRKMTRFRFRYLLWLLLPLSFQLLLAPLAGALNQKKIVLDEESIEIKAIQAYVAEVRPSLSSESLQKLSQVILQESRRLDLESCTFRCSDTDKVSLLIGLIHLESEFKATARSPKDARGFMQIMPATATWLSKKEGWKINLADLHKPEVNIHLGVSYLNILLDQRKGDTAKALLSYNAGPGAVDRWGGVPEYNKIILNNQSRYFELREKISNSIQ from the coding sequence GTGAATTTTCGCAAGATGACCCGATTTCGTTTCCGTTACTTACTTTGGTTGCTCTTACCCTTGAGCTTCCAACTGCTTCTCGCACCACTTGCGGGAGCCCTCAATCAGAAAAAGATCGTTCTGGACGAAGAATCCATCGAAATCAAAGCCATCCAGGCTTACGTGGCGGAGGTCCGACCATCCCTTTCCTCGGAATCCCTACAAAAACTTTCCCAAGTCATTCTCCAGGAATCCAGAAGACTGGATCTCGAATCCTGCACCTTCCGCTGTTCCGACACCGATAAAGTCAGCCTACTGATCGGATTGATCCATCTCGAATCCGAGTTTAAGGCGACCGCACGTTCTCCCAAGGACGCTCGCGGGTTTATGCAAATTATGCCCGCAACCGCAACCTGGCTTTCCAAAAAAGAAGGCTGGAAAATCAATTTAGCGGATCTTCACAAACCGGAAGTAAACATCCATCTCGGGGTTTCCTACTTAAACATTCTTCTGGATCAGAGAAAGGGAGATACAGCGAAAGCGCTTCTTTCCTACAACGCCGGACCGGGCGCGGTGGATCGTTGGGGTGGAGTTCCGGAATACAACAAGATTATCTTGAACAACCAATCCCGTTATTTCGAATTGAGAGAAAAGATTTCCAATTCAATTCAGTAA
- a CDS encoding LysR family transcriptional regulator, with translation MEISSLKIFREVALEGSFTKAAEKLHYVQSNVTMRIQLLERELGDRLFQRTKAGVILTPKGKILLEYADKIIFFSDEAQKALSASGDPQGALRIGSGETTSSIRLPSYIAKFHSKFPKVKLSIHPGNTGDLLQGLIKRELDGAFLYEDFSHPETVSRPIFTENLKVVTPKNFRTLKALTSSLDNLSILVFKPGCIFRNRLEQWLLSQKIGPRTVVELNSIDSILSCVTAGMGISLLPESILKSRKLDRFVSSFPIPKEFSLVRTFFVFRKDVSPTTALNEFKDGLFSSVA, from the coding sequence ATGGAAATCTCGAGTCTAAAGATATTTAGGGAAGTCGCTCTGGAAGGAAGTTTTACAAAGGCCGCGGAAAAACTACACTACGTTCAATCCAATGTTACGATGCGCATTCAACTTTTGGAACGGGAACTCGGTGATCGATTGTTCCAAAGGACAAAGGCGGGTGTGATTCTCACTCCGAAAGGAAAAATTCTTTTGGAATACGCCGACAAAATCATCTTCTTTTCCGACGAAGCTCAGAAAGCGCTCTCCGCGTCGGGAGATCCGCAAGGAGCCCTTCGAATCGGTTCGGGAGAAACCACTTCTTCGATTCGACTTCCTTCTTACATCGCGAAGTTTCATTCTAAGTTCCCCAAGGTAAAACTTTCGATTCATCCGGGAAACACCGGGGATCTTTTGCAAGGACTTATCAAACGGGAATTGGACGGGGCTTTTTTGTACGAGGATTTTTCTCATCCTGAGACGGTCTCCCGACCTATTTTTACAGAGAATCTAAAGGTCGTAACTCCGAAGAATTTTCGGACGCTCAAGGCTCTGACTTCTTCTTTGGACAATCTTTCGATCCTCGTTTTTAAACCGGGATGTATTTTTCGAAACCGTTTGGAGCAATGGTTGCTTTCTCAAAAAATCGGACCGAGAACCGTCGTGGAATTGAATTCTATAGATTCGATTCTTTCCTGTGTTACGGCCGGAATGGGGATTTCTTTGCTACCGGAATCCATTTTGAAATCCAGAAAGTTGGACCGGTTCGTTTCCAGTTTTCCAATCCCGAAAGAATTTTCGCTGGTTCGGACCTTTTTCGTGTTTCGAAAGGACGTTTCTCCGACCACTGCCCTCAACGAATTCAAAGACGGTTTGTTTTCTTCGGTTGCTTAG